The Rosa rugosa chromosome 1, drRosRugo1.1, whole genome shotgun sequence genomic sequence ATAGGAATGTACAAAAACAACAGATCCAGGAAGACAGCAAATCCAATAGGAAGATATGGTCTCTGCAGATCGAGAATTTCTTTTGTTGTTCGCCATTTTCTCCTTGATCTATGACCTCCAACGACCATGGTAGTTTCCCCCTCCATTAAATCTGGTATACTAAACAAGAAACAACAGACATTAGAGGTTAATCCAACTTCTTTCCGCCGGTATCCATGGACTTACCGTAATGATCTATGAAATTTCCATGTGCCAAAAGAAGAGAGTTTTTTAATACAAACAGAATCAAGATATATATTGGCCGTCTTGAATGAGTTGAATCTAGTTCTTTAAGAGAGAGATTAAGCAGATTGACTTTTAAGACAGTAGTAATACTAATACCTGAATGGTTCAATTAGCAGAGGCTGGATTTGGAAGAAAGGAAGAGAAGCAGTAACAGATCTAGCAAATGAAGATACACAAAGTCCTCTTTACATCAAATCTAAGACGTGAAACCTAAATTTAATATCAGGTTAGGCACTAATGTCTGGGCACATTGTATTTTATAGACTATTGTTGTTTACTTTTAAACAATTTATCCAGCAGTAGGGCACATTGTATCAATTACCAATGTGATTTCAGTGTGGACTATTAGTTAGGTACTTGGCAACTAACAGACAACTACAGCAAGTCCAGCTAACAGTCGGTTTGTTTTCAAGAAAATTACAAACTTAATTGCAGAAACCTTACCACACATCAGAAAGTAATAGATGAAGAACCTTCAGACAATGCTGCTATAGTGTAACTGCGATCATAAGAGGAAACTTACATGCCATCCAGTACAATCTTGTTACTGATCTTTGCTAAGCTGTGGCTTGTTTCTGTTGGTGAATCTCTGAAAAATAAACTTGAGGCTCTGAGATTGGGAGACAACACAATATCTAGAACATGGCCGGTCGTTAAATCCCTGAAAAGTGAAATCACCAGCAGATTGTCCAGGTGACTGTCGCATATCAATATCAAGTTCCGCTGCATCAAGCTGCCCACTGTATGTCAGTTTTTCCATTCTTTCGTCAATCAGGCCCAGCAAATGAGCAATAATTCAAAGACAATTATATTATCAGTGTCTCAAGTATCAAAGGCTTAATTTTATCAGTCCTAACTAGTGTGACATCTTAAGTAGTTCATGTAGTTTACTAAGAAGTCAAGTTGAGCAGCTTCGTGTCTAACAATAATCTCCTCATAATCTGGGAAAGATGATGAAAAGCCAGATATGGCATCAGATTCATACATTGTTTATACATTCAGCAGTATCACAACCATGAACATTTCTAACATGTTCTACAAAACTGATGCCAGTATAAAAGTATAGACATAAATTTTGATCTATATCATTAAACTAACTTCTATTAAACAAGATACCAACTAGAAATTTCCTCAAAAATGGTCAATTATGAAGTTTTCACTAAATCATTATAAAATTTCTTCCACCCAGTTCCAACACCCCTAGGCCCTGCATGATACCGGCGCCACGTTTTCTGTAAACAAGAAGTTGCCAAATGTTCTCGCCTCCTTGGTTGATTATCAGGTTCAAGCTCCATGCTAAAATGCCACCAGAATTTAGAGACAACACTATGCAAGTCGTTAGCCCTGATAGCAAATGCTTCAAGTTTTCTTTGGGACTTAACAGTTCTGCTAGAGATAGGTAACTCCGAAAAGGAGGCAAAATTAAATGCCCAATCAAGAAGTTCTTCTCCATAAAAATCACCTTTCTCAAGGCAATCAATGTTTGACGAACTACTACTTACACCACCAATATTAGTTGCGTAGGTCCACGCAATGCCTTGTGTGATGAAGATCATTTTCTCAAGTGGTTCCCCCTCCCGAATAATGTAGCTGTCTTCGGCATATATCACAGGTTTAAGATGCTCACAGATTCCATTCAACACTTGTTCATCCATATGCTTAAGCATTGATACCTAGAGCATTAGAAAAatctataaaataaataaagagaataAATAGTATAAAATCATCATTATGAGAAACTGTGAAGAATTAAAGTAACATTCGGAAACTAAGATCTTTCATTTGCACTAAACCTTATACATTTTCTGGAAATAATTTACAGAATAAGTTAAAGCTCTCATTTAAAATCCACATATACAAATGAAAGCACTCATGAATAATATAAGAGATGGAACCTAAGTTAATGTTCTCAAGTAATATTTCATATTTAAATATATTGGTTATATGAGACTACTAATCAAATCAACGGTTTGAATCTATTTCATATGTACTTTTCTTGAGATAAAGAGGAGCTTACTTTCCTGAGCGAAGCCAAGCGGAGAAGTCGCATAATATGTCTTTTATGTTTCAAGGGAAGAATAGAGAGGATATTTTCCACATGAAcatctttgttttcttcaagtTTTTGTTGCACATTATCCATTATTCCCATCTTCAGATCTTTAGGAAGACCATTTTTATGTAACCACAAATCAATTTCTGGATTTATGATTTGCATCTTCCGTCTGAATCTAAGATTGTCTGATCTTTTTGCTTCCAACTCCACATATGTCTATTCCATAACAAGTACATTAATCAGTTCATTAAATcctgaaataaataaatataatgaATTATGGCATCATATACTGTTGTATTGAGCTAAACACTGCATTAATCTTTCAATCCGAACTATCAAACTAAAGATGTTAAAATCATGAAACGGAGGGTTCCAACGGTAACACAAACAAAGAACTTTGTATACACTTCGATTTGTTGTTCACCATTCGTTAAACACAGAGTTTAAGTGAATGCATTATATCATTTTCTCGAAAACACTAAACCTAGTAAGAGGAGATGAAGTTGAAAACAATTAATTTTTAACCATTCAGGAATGCATCATCAATTTTATGCTGTGATATCCAATAGAAATTTTTTGATGGCAGAAGTCTTTCCTGCATTTGTTCGTCTGAGTAGTTTTGCTGATAAGCAAGTATAAGATCCACCCTCCATAATTATAGACCAGTAAATAAACATAGTCCACTActcaaaagaaaatttaaattgTAGCACCAGTATAAAGAAAACAGAAGAAGTTGAGTAAATGTCACCACTAACCTGCAAATTTGCATTGAGGTAAATCAAAAATAGTAGCATGCCACCTATAGAAATTGAAACCGTAAAGAGGTTTTCCAGTGCATAGGGACTGGGCTGGAGGTTTTGACCAAAAGAACTGCAGTAATGAAATGGAGCAATATATTAGATGAAAATATCTGAAGTTATAGTTCAATAAGCTCTTGTTTCCttatgttttcaattttctGGTTTTGCTTGTGATCCATCATCATTTCCTACATCTACAACCATTTCCCCATAATAAAAGCATTAGTTTAAACATATTAATTGGACACCGCCAAGTATGATTCTATATGGGTTCACAAACAAAGGCCTAAAACAGAAAAATGCAGCTATCACTGAAGGTAAGACAGTTATGAATCATCTTGGCATTGCTGAACAAATGCACAATGACAACTGACACTATCTATGCATAAGTTAGAATATTTGATATGTTATTACTGATGACCTTCTTGGCTGCTGAGACGAAACCTGTTGATTGTAACATTACTTTATCTAGTAAATAATTCAGTATGAGATCTAAGTTCTATTACAGTTATTTATGCAAACCTCAAATTTCGCAGGCCCCACCAGAAACATTGCAGCAACTTTTGTGGAAAATCTGTTGACTCCAACATACCAGACTGAAGAGCATCGAGAAATATGCCAAAATCGAACAGTGTGGTGTCTGGTGGGTTTTTGGGGCAAAAATAATTGAGGCGTGTGATATTTCTGAACACATTGTTGTCACAATTAAAAGTACTGGGCTCACATCCGCTTTCACCTTGACAAGCATATACCCAGCAAGCTGTCTCTCGTTGAATAGCAAAAAAGTACCAAATTGCTCCAAGTACCTAAAGGACCAAGGTGATTAAGGACGTAAGTTCTTTGAAAATTTTGCaattatgaaaaagaaataaactGAAGTGGGGGGAGGAATTAAGTTGAGATGAACAGaaagccaaaatttattcaaGGAAGATAATTTTGGCAGATCTAAGATGACTTGCTTAACAGGATTAGGTCTCAAAGTTCAGAGGTGATTCCTACTTGTAACAATGTAACCTATTAAATAGGCGCCTAAGGATTCAAAGATAAGAGTAGCGCTTCCTCACCTTACAATTTAAAATAGTAATACATGATTCTTTaggtttccacaaatattaTCCAAGGATAGTTTATGTTGGGTTGATGAATCAAGAACCTAAGATTTCAGAGACAAATCCAACCAAGCATTCATGATTCAACAACACTGACTTATTGCAAATTATGTGGTGCTGTCAAATTAAGATAAGAGGAACTTACATGACCAGCAaggaagaagggaaaaaaattgaACACGCCTTTAATCCATAGTCCTATTCCACTTTCTATGCTAGGAGCCTTGCCTGACAGGTAGATGCGGAGAACTCGTGGCACATATTGGAACAGAACAAGACAGTTCAGGAATATCCTTGTAACCGAAGGTTTTGAGGCCGTCACTTTTGAAAAGAACATGAGAATCACCACCTGGACACCAAGAGATTAAGCCAATAGTCAATCTGATTATTATACTGAACAAAATCAAACTTTTCATTATTCTCAGTCAGATAACTTGCATTTAGTAATGCCATTTTCTTTTATTGGTAATCTTCAGCCCTCTTTATTCTGAGGCGGAAAAATCCTTCTAGCATGTTAAGTTGTTATTTGTTAACAGATACAGATATGGTATTTTGAAAATGGTTTACATCAAAAAAGATTTCCCATACCTGCGGACAGGGAAGAACAGCTAAAATGTCAATTAGAATATATGAGAGCGAAATCCTTTTGGCTAATGCCAGAGCATCCTTAACTGATTTCTCTCCTTTCAAAGGAAATGCCTCTTCAGTTATCGATATCCACGAGGCTGCAAATGTCTTGGCAGTAAGTCTGCTACAAATTTGCAAAATAATGTCCACGACATAAAACAGATCTGTTACTGATCTTGAGACAAGAGTTACTTTCTTCAACTTTGCATCAAATCCCAGGCACTTCATATCATCTTTGAGGATAGGAATGTACAAAAACAAAGGATCCGATAAGACAGCAACTACACACGCTATCACAAATATTTTATTCCACATTGGAAAGAATGTCCCCTCCGGATCAAGAATGTCCTTTGTTATAGGCaatttttttattgatttaCCATTCACAGTAGATTCCCCGGTCACTAATCCCCAGTATTCTGGCATACTaacaaacccaaaaaaaaaaaaaaaagttaatgagTTTACTCTGTCAAGAAGAAATATGTTAAAAGCGTTTGTAAGGAATATACATTTACATTTACTTCaagcatctttttttttttttttttgatcaagaagaactcatttataatgaactgcttacaacaaGTTTTGGGCAACATTTCTTACACAGAAATAGCCACTAGACTTCACTATATTGACTGACTAAAGGATCTCGATCTTAtcagagcaaaaaaaaaaaaaaaaaaaaaattgataacaACTGAATCAAGATGGGCTCTACAGCCATTAATAAAATCCCTGAACTGTTTATGATGTTTATTATAAATGCATTTGGTGATTCTTATCACCACACTAATAAACAGAAGTTAAAAATGGTGTTGGAGTTAAAGAAACTAACTCTATGACAAACGAGTCATTGTTGCGGAAGTCCCCCATATAATTCAAGCTTTACAAGACCCACAAAATAATATTGCTCCTGCAAAAATGGAGATCAGAGGAGTTAGTGAAAGAACATTAATAATTCTGAATCCAATCCATGTTTGAAGCTATAGCCCCACTCACCTGAAACTGAGGAGAATCTGATTCACTTGGGAGAGAGAGGATTAAACTAGATCGATGCTTAAAACTGAATGATTCAATTTGGAAGAGAGGAGATCAGGGATGTGCAGAAAAGGAGAGGCAGCAGAAGCAGAATCCAGCTTCTGAGATATTTTTACACAACAGTTGCCGGAAGAGCAGATTATAATACAATAGACCCCGACCAATTTGATACCTTGATTAACGGTTTGGACTAATTATAGCGACTTAAGATACTTTGTTTACAAGAATACTACACCACGTCCGGGTAAAGTCATTTTACTCCACAGGCCAAAACAAATATCTACAACTGTTGAAAACACacgcaacaaaacaaaaagaaaaacatatggTTTCAAAGACATCACGGTAGCGTATTATTCAAACTCACAAAACAATTGACGTTGAGCAAGATTGGGGGGACCTTTGATAGTGGCTATGCAAACCTAGGCTGGATTGATGGTTGAATATGAAAGCAATTGCGGGGTTAGGAACTGGTATTTCGACAATGAATTGGCTTCCATTGAGTTTAGTCTTCTTAGGTACTTGATGCACTTCCATTCCTAAAGTAATGAGCAAAGATTGAAAGTAATGTTATCTCCCTCCGCACTAGTAGATTGAGATCTTTCAAATTATTCTTCCTTTGAATAAAACATAAAAAGTCTTGAGAAAAACAATAAATTCGTGGAGAATTGGAATTTTAGGCAACGACAAGCCACACGAGTAGACAAAGTTGAAGAAATGGTGGAGTGTCTCCATCACAAGCATGTCCTTTCCAGTGCTGTTCAGTCTTAATCACTGAAGGCACTATTTTAcagtaaaaagaaaagaaaaaaaattaaaactaaagAAATGAATGGTCGTCAAAAAGGTCCTCCGTTAGATTAATATTCTAATGGTCACTAAACTTTTGTCAAACAAGGAGATGATATTCAAAGTGGCATGATTTGGTAAACGTGGTCGAAAATCATGAAAACCTTTACACATATCTTTTATATTATCTTTGTTGCACACCATCTTAATTGGAGGGCTTAGATACAGAATGAATATCTTATTATGTAGCAGCTAGGGTAAAGGTAACTTGCTAAATTTATACACATATCTTAGTAGCGAAGGAAGAATGAAAAAGAGTGTACAAAAAGGGTCATTCACCAACTTGGAAAAGGCATGACCCGTGTGAAAGTGAATCTCCTTCAAGAGGCTGCTGTAGCACTAAGCAGCTGTCTCGATTGCTTCAATACATTCCAATATAGTTGCTTTCTTTGTCATTGCTGCTATCAGAGCTTCATGCATTGCCTTGTCGTTTTTTATGAGGGATCCAGCAAACAAAACCTGTAGTATATACCCCAGCATCAGAACATACAAAAAGCATTTTTAATTATTGACCTAAGATCTTCTACTTGGACTTTTCATTttggggagtgaaatccacacccctcattttacaatccacactccatgttttcttttttagtatcTTGAGTTTTGTCATTTTGTAGTGTGAATTGTAAACATGGGATGTTAAGATACTAAAATGAAACatagagtgtggattgtaaattGGGGAttgtggatttcactccccttgATTTTCCCTCACCATGTCATAAGTTATTTTTaaacttgttttttttcctAGCCTTTTCTAGCATAGTGTATTTTGGATGACATGACAAGTGAAGATTAAAAATGACACTATCTGCCTATCCAGATATAATTTAAAGCTCAGTTGAAAAGATTAGTATTTCTCTTTGTCTTGGTCGAAATGGAAAATGAGGAAGTTAGGAACTAATTTGCCGTTTTCTGTAATAATATGTGAAATTTATTAGACATCTAATGTCTCTTTCAACAGATAAAATAGGAACATAAAAGGGTTATgtcaaaaaatatatacatgAACATGTAGGAAAAGCAAAAATAGTATCTGTACTTACTCCCATAAAGAAATTATAATTTATAACTCAGTTGAGCATGCAGGTTGTAAAAAGAGGAACTTACAGCCCATCTAGTAAGATTTTGTTGCTGATCTTTGCTAAGCTGTGGCTTGCTTCTGTTGATAAATCTCTGGGAGATAAAATTAGGTCTCTGAGATTGAAATGAAATAATATCTAGACAACAATGAACACTAGGAAAACGGTGACTATAAACCTGAAGAGTGAAGAGATCAGCAGATTGACCAATCACTTTGTCATACTTCAGACCTTCTGCTGCGAGTCCAGCCATTGCTACCACAGCCAACCTAAAAGGGTATATTAGTTCAATTTATCCCCACCAGTCATTAATTCAAATGTATAGTTTCTAATGCCTCAATGGAGTGCACTATGTAGGCATTGCATGTGTATCGAGCAAAAGAAGTATTGAAACACAAATGAACATGATACAATAGACTGATTTTTCTCCTCAGCCAAATCAGATTATGGAAACACTGATTCAGACTGATGGAGATACAGAGAAAAGATGCACTATTGTAAAGAGTGCATTTGTTACGGTTTCAGAAGTAACACATTACTGTTATTTAAAAACTTTGTATAAAAGCAATCTCAGACAAACACAAAGAAGCGAAACTACTGAAGCAAAATGCTAAATTGTAGTGGCTGTAATTATGACATAAGTACCTGTCTAGTTCCTTTGCATCAAGCTGCCCACTGTATATCAGCTTTTCCAGCCTTTGATCAATGAGATTGACATGCTCTTTCCCAATATCTAGAGAATAACCCAGAATAGGGAGACCCAGCAAATACGCAACTATGCAAAGAGAAAATCATTTTATCAGAATGTCCAGTATGCAGCCACATATATCAGTCATAAACCAAATCAAGTATATCATGTGTTTTAATGAATTACCTAAAAAATGAGCAGCTTCATGACTAGCAATTCTCTCCTGGTAATCTGGGAAAAATGATGAAAAGCTAGATATGGCAGCTTGAAGAAGCCTGAAAATGTAGATAGAGTTTAACTTTTCATGCAAGGAAATACAAATTTGATAATAAGTTGTAAagtaaaaaaaagaagcaaaaagt encodes the following:
- the LOC133724403 gene encoding uncharacterized protein LOC133724403 isoform X1, with translation MQRNLILICDSHLDNLLVISLFRDLTTGHVLDIVLSPNLRASSLFFRDSPTETSHSLAKISNKIVLDGIIPDLMEGETTMVVGGHRSRRKWRTTKEILDLQRPYLPIGFAVFLDLLFLYIPIINEDMKCLGLDTYRLSYSTWSILVFFFHSTRDAACLQYANPVLLTVTTISSEISHFYMVPMLQNMDQQTSVGSNF
- the LOC133724401 gene encoding uncharacterized protein LOC133724401 isoform X1, whose translation is MASFTMISLSNPASGVASDFHHQQCPKWRLRASSTSSSSAAAAPGVDLKTLESAIEKKDSGAVKEALDQLREAGWAKKWSSQPYVSRRTTSLRELTSLGIKNAETLAVPSVRNDAAFLFTVVGTTGFIGLLAGQLPGDWGFFVPYLVGSISLVVLGVGSTAPGLLQAAISSFSSFFPDYQERIASHEAAHFLVAYLLGLPILGYSLDIGKEHVNLIDQRLEKLIYSGQLDAKELDRLAVVAMAGLAAEGLKYDKVIGQSADLFTLQRFINRSKPQLSKDQQQNLTRWAVLFAGSLIKNDKAMHEALIAAMTKKATILECIEAIETAA
- the LOC133724400 gene encoding cyclic nucleotide-gated ion channel 1-like; translated protein: MGDFRNNDSFVIDMPEYWGLVTGESTVNGKSIKKLPITKDILDPEGTFFPMWNKIFVIACVVAVLSDPLFLYIPILKDDMKCLGFDAKLKKVTLVSRSVTDLFYVVDIILQICSRLTAKTFAASWISITEEAFPLKGEKSVKDALALAKRISLSYILIDILAVLPCPQVVILMFFSKVTASKPSVTRIFLNCLVLFQYVPRVLRIYLSGKAPSIESGIGLWIKGVFNFFPFFLAGHVLGAIWYFFAIQRETACWVYACQGESGCEPSTFNCDNNVFRNITRLNYFCPKNPPDTTLFDFGIFLDALQSGMLESTDFPQKLLQCFWWGLRNLSSFGQNLQPSPYALENLFTVSISIGGMLLFLIYLNANLQTYVELEAKRSDNLRFRRKMQIINPEIDLWLHKNGLPKDLKMGIMDNVQQKLEENKDVHVENILSILPLKHKRHIMRLLRLASLRKVSMLKHMDEQVLNGICEHLKPVIYAEDSYIIREGEPLEKMIFITQGIAWTYATNIGGVSSSSSNIDCLEKGDFYGEELLDWAFNFASFSELPISSRTVKSQRKLEAFAIRANDLHSVVSKFWWHFSMELEPDNQPRRREHLATSCLQKTWRRYHAGPRGVGTGWKKFYNDLVKTS